A window of Candidatus Sulfotelmatobacter sp. genomic DNA:
GCGAGACGCTGACCGTCGCGGACGCGCGCTTGCAGGCCGTCGACGCGCCCGGACACGCGCGCGACCACCTCGTCTTCTACCTCGAGGACGAGCGCGCGCTGTTCACCGGCGACGTCGTGATCGGCACCGGGACGGTCGTGGTCGCGCCGCCCGGCGGCGACATGCGCGCCTACCAGCAGACGCTGCGCATGCTGCGCGACCGCTACGGCGACGCCGCCGCGCTGTACGGCGGCCACGGACCCGAGGTGCGCGACGTGCGCGCCAAGCTCGAGGAGTACATCGCGCACCGGGCGCTGCGCGAAGAGCAGATCCGCGGCGCGTTGCGCGAGGGGCCCGCGACGATCCCGGCGCTGGTCGCGCGCATCTACGCCGACGTCGATCGCCGGTTGTGGCCGGCCGCCGGCCGCCAAGTGTTGGCGTACCTGATCGCGCTCGAGCGCGAAGGCGCGGTCGTCGCGCAGCCGGTGACGCGGCCGCCGACGCCCGAGGAGCATGCGCTGCTCGATCCCGATCTCTCCAAGCTGGACACGAACCTGGGCGCCGACGTGATCCGCGCCGAGTTGGGCTACGGCACCCCGCAGAAACTCGAGACCTACGCTTTGGCGAGCTGACCGGCGAGCTTCCCAGGTGTCGTACAGCCATCGCCTTTGGAATGGAGGCGTGATGCGTACTTCCCGCCTTGCGGTCGCGCTGACGCTCGGGCTTCTCGCGAGCTCGGCCGCCGCTTCCGCCCAAACCCTGCCCCCGCCGACGACCCGGGCGGCGGTTCGTGTCCCCGACGCGCGCCTGCCGCTGACGATGGCATACCGCGCGATCGGCCTCGCCGAGGCCTTCGGCGCATCGGGACACTACCTCGACGCCGCCCGCGAGCACTATCGCGGCGCGCTGGCTCGCTACGGCCACGGTGACCAGCCCGGCGCCGGCGCCGAGGCCCGCCTGGCCGGCGACCTCGCGCGCGTCGCGCTGGCCGAACGCCCCCTCCCCACCCCGCACGACCTGCCCGCCCCGCCGGCGCCCGCGGCCGACATGAGCGCGCCCAAAACCATGACCGGCGTGGCCGCGATGGGTCCGGGCGGCGGCTGCGGGCCCTGCGCGATGCGGCGCGGCATGCGTGGTCGCGGTCGCGGCGCCGTCGGCATCGCCGAAGTCGGCCGTCTGCTGAAGATCGAGAACACGCCGGAAGCCCATGCGCTGGCCGACGCGGCGTTTGCCGCCGACCAAGCCGCGGTCAAGGCCGCGTACGGCGGGGATCTGCCCACGGCCCGCCGCCAGAAGCGGATCGCCGACGCGCTCGGCTCCGCCGTCCGCGACCTCGCCATGCTCGATCACCCCGAGCTGCGCCAGCGGCCGCACTTCCCCGGCATGCGCCGCCCGATGGGCCCGGGCGCGGGACCGGGCGGAGCGCATGCCGCCTTCGCGCCGGACCTCGACGACGAAGACGGCGGCGACGATTCGGCGGGCTAGCTGATCGCCAGCACCACCTTGCCGAACTGATCGCCCGAATCGACCTTCCGCGCTGCGGCGACCACGTCGTCCAGCGCGAAGGTCGAGTCGACGACGGGCTTGAGCGAACCGTCGAAGCACGCCAGCATCGCCGCGAAGTCGGCCGGCGAGCCCATCGACGAGCCCATGATGTCGAGCTGCTTCCAGAAGATCGAGAACGGGCGCACTTTCGCATCGCCGGTCGTCCCGCCGTACACGACGGCCCGCGCGCCGTAGCGCGCGACGTTGAGCGCCTTCGCGAACGTGTCGCCGCCGACGGAGTCGACGATCAGCGAGGGACCGCCGTCGATGGCGGCCACGTCCTTGTCCCAGCGCTCCGAGGTCTTGTAGTTGATGCAGACGTCGGCGCCCAGCCGCGCGGCGCGGTCGAGCTTCGCGTCGCTCGACGAGGTCACGATCGTCTTCGCGCCGATCCGCTTGGCGAACAGCAGCACGAAGCTCTGCACGCCGCTCCCGATGCCCGGGATCAGCACGACGTCGTCCTTGGTGCAGCCGCCGCGCGAGACGAGCGCGCGATAGGCGGTCACGCCGCCCAGCGGTACCGCGGCGGCTTCGTCGTCCGTCAACGACGGTGGCGCGGGATGCACGTTGGCCGCGGGCACGGCGATGTACTCGGCCATCGTGCCGGGCTCGGGCATCCCGAGCACGTGCCCGTCGCGGCGCCAGACGCGCTCGCTGGGGCCCCAATTGAGGGTCGGATCGATGACGACGCGCGTGCCGGGCGGCGGACCGCTCGCGTCGCTGCCGTACGAGACGACGGTGCCCACGCCGTCGGAGCCGACGATGCACGGCAGTTGGATATTTGGATAGAGGCCTTGGCTGATGAAGACGTCGCGCCGGTTGAAGGCCGCGCGGCGGATCTCCACCAGCGCCTGGCCCGGGCCGGGCTTCGGATCGGCGACCTGGTCGACGCGGAACTGCTCGGGACCCGCCTCGCGGGAGATCTCGTGGATTCGGACGGCTCGCATGGTGTGGCCGTACGGGGTCGCAACGGGGAGCGCCTACCTAGGACCGTGAATGAACGTCGACCGCGAAACGTCGCGGACGGAGGTCACGTGGCTTTCCCCTCGGTGCGGCTCGGGCCGCCAATCGCCAAACACCTTTCCGCCCTCGAAGTATCGATCGAGGCGAACCGGTGTTTGCGCTGCCATGACGCGCCCTGCATCCGCGCCTGCCCCACCGGGATCGACATTCCGCGCTTCATCGGCCGGATCGCGACCGGCGATCTGCTGGGCAGCGCGCGCACGATCATGGAAGCGAACCCGGTCGGCGCCAGCTGCGCGCGCGTTTGCCCGACCAGTCAGCTCTGCGAGGGAGCCTGCGTCTACAACGCCGACGAGACGCCGATTCGCATCGGCGACTTGCAGCGCTACGCGACCGACTGGGCCATCGGCGAAAACGTCGCGCTGTTCCAACCCGGCGCCGCGACCGGCAAGCGGGTCGCGATCGTCGGCGCCGGACCGGCCGGCTTGTCGGCGGCACGCGACCTGGCTCGCTTCGGCCACGCGGTGACCATCTTCGAACGCGACGAGGCGCCGGGCGGGCTGGACACCTACGGCATCGTGCCGTTCCGGCTGCCGGCCGAGATCCCGCTGTGGGAGGCCGAGCAGGTGCGCGCGCTGGGGGTCGAGATTCGCACCGGCGTCGCGGTCGGCGAAGGGATCGCCGCCGACGCGCTGCTGCGCGACTTCGATGCGGTCGTGCTGGCCTGCGGGATGGGGCTCGTGCCGAGCTTGGGGATCGAAGGCGAGGACAGCGAGGGCGTGTGGGACGCGCTCGAGTTCATCCGTTTGGCGAAGCTCGGCGAGACCGTCTCGCCGTTCGGCGACCGGATCGCGATCATCGGCGGCGGCAACACCGCGATCGACGCGGCGACGTGCTCGACGCGCCTGGGCGCTTCGTCGGTGACGATGTACTACCGGCGCGGCCCCGCCCGCATGACGGCGTACGACTTCGAGATCGAGTTCGCCAAGCTCGAAGGCGTCGAGTTCCGCACCCGCACGCTGCCCACGCGCATCGTGACCGAGAACGGCCGCGTGAGCGGGCTGGAGCTGATCGACACCGCGCCCGACGACTCGGCGCGGCCGCTGCCCGGCACCGAGCGCGTCGTGCCGGTCGACACGGTCGTGCTGGCGATCGGGCAGACGCGGCTGACCGCGCTGCTCGACGCGCTGGGCGTCGTGCACGAGCACGGCGTGGCCGCCGTCGACGCCGGCTTGCGTACCAGCAACCCGAAGGTGTGGGCGGCGGGCGACGTGATGTTCCGCCCGGGCGGAACCGACGCGATGGTCGTCGAGGCCGCCCAGCGCGGCAAAGACGCCGCGCGCACCGTGGACCTGACCTTGCGCGAGGGCCTTTCCTGATGGCAGACCTCTCCTCGAATCTGGCCGGCATTCGCAGCCCCAACCCGTTCTGGCTCGCGTCGGCGCCGCCGACGAACTCCGGCTATCAAGTGCTGCGCGCGTTCGCGGCCGGCTGGGGCGGCGCCGTCTGGAAGACGCTCGCGCTCGAGCCGATCGTCAACGTCACCTCGCGCTTCGGCGGCTACGACATCGGCACGTACAAGATGGCGGCGATGAACAACATCGAGCTCATCACGGACCGTCCGCTCGACGTCAACCTGCGCGAGATCGCCGAGTGCAAGGCGGCCTACCCCGATCGCGCGATCGTCGTCTCGCTGATGACCGACTGCACGCGCGAGAGCTGGCACGAGCTGATCCGGCGCTGCGAAGAGGTGCCGGTCGACGGGTTCGAGCTCAACTTCGGCTGCCCGCACGGGATGTCGGAGCGCGGCCAGGGCGCGGCGGTGGGGCAAGATCCCGAGCTGATCGAGATGGTGACCCGCTGGGCCAAAGAGGCCGCGCACGTCCCGGTCATCGTCAAGCTGACGCCGAACATCACCGACGTGCGCTACGCCGCGCGCGCCGCGGTGCGCGGCGGCGCCGACGCGGTCAGCATGATCAACACGATCAACAGCATCATCGGGGTCGACCTCGACAACTGGCTGCCGATCCCGCACGTCGACGGGCTGTCCTCGCACGGCGGCTACTGCGGGCCGGCGGTCAAACCGATCGCGCTCAACATGGTCGCTTCGTGCGCGGACGATCCGCAGGTCCGCATCCCGATCTCGGGGATCGGCGGCGTCTCGACCTGGCGCGACGCGGTCGAGTTCTTGCTGCTGGGCGCGAGCAACGTCCAGGTCTGCACCGCCGCCATGCACCACGGCTTCGGCATCGTCGCCGACATGATCGACGGGCTGTCCAACTACCTGGACGCCAAGGGGCTGGGCTCCGTGCAGGAGCTGATCGGCAAGACCGCGCCGCGGATCGTCGCCTGGAACGACCTCAACCTCGACTACCAGGTCGTGGCGCGGATCGATCCCGAGACCTGCATCCGCTGCAACAAGTGCTACATCGCCTGCGAGGACGCGGCGCACCAATGCATCGATCGCCCCGAGGACCCGCGCCTGGCGCCGGTCGTCGACGAAGAGCACTGCGTCGGCTGCAACCTGTGCAGCATGGTTTGCCCCGTCGTCGACTGCATCGAGATGGTGCGCGTCGACGCGGGTACCACCACCCACACCTGGAGAGAACGGCTATCGGTACCATCGTAAGAGGCGGAACGGTCGTCACCGCGACCGACAAGTTTCCCGCCGACGTCCTCATCGAGAACGGGGTCATCACGGCCATCGCGCGCCAGCTCACGGCGAGCGGCCACGAGACGGTCGACGCCACGGGATGTTACGTCTTCCCGGGCTTCATCGATCCCCACACCCACCTGGACATGCCGTTCGGCGGGACCACCACCGCCGACGATTTCGCGACGGGAACCGTCGGCGCGGCGATGGGCGGGACGACGACGATCGTCGACTTCGCGCTGCACACCAAAGGCGACTCGCTGGCCAACGCCGTCAAGACCTGGCACGGCAAGGCCGACGGCAAGGCGGCCATCGACTACGCCTTCCACCTCACGATCGCCGACGGCCGCCCCGAGACGATCGACGAGATCCCCAAGATGATCGAGCGCGAGGGCGTCAACTCGTTCAAGGTCTTCATGGCCTACAAGCACGTCCTCCAGGTCGACGACGAGACGATCTACAAGGTGCTGCGCGCGGCCGCCAAGTTCGGCGGGCTGGTGCAGGTGCACGCCGAGAACGGCGACGTCATCGAGGTCACCGTCAAGGAAGCGCTGGCGAAAGGCGAGACCGCGCCCAAGTACCACGCGCTGACCCGTCCCGTCGAGCTCGAAGGCGAGGCCACCTCGCGCGCGATCCGCTTGGCCGAGGTGGCCGGCGCGCCGCTGTACGTCGTGCACGTGTCGAGCGCGATGGCCGCCGACGCGATCAGCGACGGCCGCAAGCGCGGCTTGCCGATCTACGGCGAAACCTGCCCGCAGTATCTCGTCTGCGACGTGAGCGACTACGACCGGCCCGACTTCGCCGGTGCCAACTACGTCATGTCGCCGCCGCTGCGCGAGAAGCACGATCAGCAAGTGCTGATCAAGAAGCTCAAGAACGGCGAGCTGCACGCGTTCGGCTCCGACCACTGCTCGTTCAACAACTGTGGCCAGAAGGAGTTGGGGAAGAACGACTTCTCCAAGATTCCCAACGGCGCGCCGACGATCGAAGACCGCGTCTCGATCCTGTTCGAGCACGGCGTCAACAAGGGCGTCATCGGGCTCAACCAGTTCGTCGCGCTCGCCTCGA
This region includes:
- a CDS encoding MBL fold metallo-hydrolase; its protein translation is MVKLSPRVTRLRCNNPSPMTLDGTNGYAVQVGPRTLIAIDPGPVDDAQRDAFLALARERDAAYAAILVTHGHPDHFPGAAPLAAATGAPVWAHAAARFPHDRAIADGETLTVADARLQAVDAPGHARDHLVFYLEDERALFTGDVVIGTGTVVVAPPGGDMRAYQQTLRMLRDRYGDAAALYGGHGPEVRDVRAKLEEYIAHRALREEQIRGALREGPATIPALVARIYADVDRRLWPAAGRQVLAYLIALEREGAVVAQPVTRPPTPEEHALLDPDLSKLDTNLGADVIRAELGYGTPQKLETYALAS
- the hydA gene encoding dihydropyrimidinase; this translates as MPRRRLHRDGARRRGYHHPHLERTAIGTIVRGGTVVTATDKFPADVLIENGVITAIARQLTASGHETVDATGCYVFPGFIDPHTHLDMPFGGTTTADDFATGTVGAAMGGTTTIVDFALHTKGDSLANAVKTWHGKADGKAAIDYAFHLTIADGRPETIDEIPKMIEREGVNSFKVFMAYKHVLQVDDETIYKVLRAAAKFGGLVQVHAENGDVIEVTVKEALAKGETAPKYHALTRPVELEGEATSRAIRLAEVAGAPLYVVHVSSAMAADAISDGRKRGLPIYGETCPQYLVCDVSDYDRPDFAGANYVMSPPLREKHDQQVLIKKLKNGELHAFGSDHCSFNNCGQKELGKNDFSKIPNGAPTIEDRVSILFEHGVNKGVIGLNQFVALASTNPAKLFGLFPRKGTVAVGSDADLVIWDPNAERTISAKTHHMRVDNNIFEGMHVTGGPRQVFLRGRKIVDDGKFLGEAGYGAHQKSAPFRPVQL
- a CDS encoding zinc-binding dehydrogenase, with protein sequence MRAVRIHEISREAGPEQFRVDQVADPKPGPGQALVEIRRAAFNRRDVFISQGLYPNIQLPCIVGSDGVGTVVSYGSDASGPPPGTRVVIDPTLNWGPSERVWRRDGHVLGMPEPGTMAEYIAVPAANVHPAPPSLTDDEAAAVPLGGVTAYRALVSRGGCTKDDVVLIPGIGSGVQSFVLLFAKRIGAKTIVTSSSDAKLDRAARLGADVCINYKTSERWDKDVAAIDGGPSLIVDSVGGDTFAKALNVARYGARAVVYGGTTGDAKVRPFSIFWKQLDIMGSSMGSPADFAAMLACFDGSLKPVVDSTFALDDVVAAARKVDSGDQFGKVVLAIS
- the preA gene encoding NAD-dependent dihydropyrimidine dehydrogenase subunit PreA, producing MADLSSNLAGIRSPNPFWLASAPPTNSGYQVLRAFAAGWGGAVWKTLALEPIVNVTSRFGGYDIGTYKMAAMNNIELITDRPLDVNLREIAECKAAYPDRAIVVSLMTDCTRESWHELIRRCEEVPVDGFELNFGCPHGMSERGQGAAVGQDPELIEMVTRWAKEAAHVPVIVKLTPNITDVRYAARAAVRGGADAVSMINTINSIIGVDLDNWLPIPHVDGLSSHGGYCGPAVKPIALNMVASCADDPQVRIPISGIGGVSTWRDAVEFLLLGASNVQVCTAAMHHGFGIVADMIDGLSNYLDAKGLGSVQELIGKTAPRIVAWNDLNLDYQVVARIDPETCIRCNKCYIACEDAAHQCIDRPEDPRLAPVVDEEHCVGCNLCSMVCPVVDCIEMVRVDAGTTTHTWRERLSVPS
- a CDS encoding NAD(P)-dependent oxidoreductase produces the protein MAFPSVRLGPPIAKHLSALEVSIEANRCLRCHDAPCIRACPTGIDIPRFIGRIATGDLLGSARTIMEANPVGASCARVCPTSQLCEGACVYNADETPIRIGDLQRYATDWAIGENVALFQPGAATGKRVAIVGAGPAGLSAARDLARFGHAVTIFERDEAPGGLDTYGIVPFRLPAEIPLWEAEQVRALGVEIRTGVAVGEGIAADALLRDFDAVVLACGMGLVPSLGIEGEDSEGVWDALEFIRLAKLGETVSPFGDRIAIIGGGNTAIDAATCSTRLGASSVTMYYRRGPARMTAYDFEIEFAKLEGVEFRTRTLPTRIVTENGRVSGLELIDTAPDDSARPLPGTERVVPVDTVVLAIGQTRLTALLDALGVVHEHGVAAVDAGLRTSNPKVWAAGDVMFRPGGTDAMVVEAAQRGKDAARTVDLTLREGLS